Proteins found in one Triticum aestivum cultivar Chinese Spring chromosome 4D, IWGSC CS RefSeq v2.1, whole genome shotgun sequence genomic segment:
- the LOC123099576 gene encoding UDP-glucose 6-dehydrogenase 2-like, which produces MVKICCIGAGYVGGPTMAVIALKCPDVEVVVVDISEARIAGWNSDRLPIYEPGLDDVVKRCRGRNLFFSTDVERYVGEADVVFVSVNTPTKTRGLGAGKAADLTYWESAARMIADVSRSDKIVVEKSTVPVKTAEAIEKILAHNGRGVRYQILSNPEFLAEGTAVRDLFAPDRVLIGGRETPEGQAAVKVLKDVYARWVPEDRIITTNLWSAELSKLAANAFLAQRISSVNAISALCEATGADVTEVACSIGKDSRIGPRFLSASVGFGGSCFQKDILNLVYICECYGLPEVADYWRQVIGINDYQKSRFVNRVVSSMFNTVAGKKVAVLGFAFKKDTGDTRETPAIDVCRGLLGDKAVVSIYDPQVTEEQVRRDLAMNKFDWDHPRHLQPVGEPADQPVAVTSDAYEAAHDAHAVCILTEWEEFRNLDYRRMYDLMQKPAFVFDGRNIVDPEKLRDIGFIVYAIGKPLDQWLKDMPAVAS; this is translated from the coding sequence ATGGTGAAGATCTGCTGCATCGGCGCGGGCTACGTGGGCGGCCCGACGATGGCGGTGATCGCGCTCAAGTGCCCGgacgtggaggtggtggtggtggacatCTCCGAGGCGCGCATCGCCGGCTGGAACAGCGACCGCCTCCCCATCTACGAGCCCGGCCTGGACGACGTCGTCAAGCGGTGccgcggccgcaacctcttctTCAGCACCGACGTGGAGCGGTACGTGGGCGAGGCGGACGTCGTCTTCGTCTCCGTCAACACCCCCACCAAGACCCGCGGCCTCGGCGCCGGCAAGGCCGCCGACCTCACCTACTGGGAGAGCGCCGCGCGCATGATCGCCGACGTCTCCCGCTCCGACAAGATCGTGGTCGAGAAGTCCACCGTGCCCGTCAAGACCGCCGAGGCCATCGAGAAGATCCTCGCCCACAACGGCCGCGGCGTCCGCTACCAGATCCTGTCCAACCCGGAGTTCCTCGCCGAGGGCACCGCCGTGCGGGACCTCTTCGCGCCCGACCGCGTCCTCATCGGCGGCCGGGAGACCCCCGAGGGCCAAGCCGCCGTGAAGGTCCTCAAGGACGTGTACGCGCGCTGGGTCCCCGAGGACCGCATCATCACCACCAACCTCTGGTCGGCCGAGCTGTCCAAGCTCGCCGCCAACGCCTTCCTCGCGCAGCGCATCTCCTCCGTCAACGCCATCTCCGCGCTCTGCGAGGCCACCGGCGCCGACGTCACCGAGGTGGCCTGCTCCATCGGCAAGGACTCGCGCATCGGCCCGCGCTTCCTCTCCGCCAGCGTCGGCTTCGGCGGCTCCTGCTTCCAGAAGGACATCCTCAACCTCGTCTACATCTGCGAGTGCTACGGCCTCCCCGAGGTGGCGGACTACTGGCGGCAGGTCATCGGCATCAACGACTACCAGAAGAGCCGCTTCGTCAACCGCGTCGTCTCCTCCATGTTCAACACCGTCGCCGGGAAGAAGGTGGCCGTGCTGGGGTTCGCCTTCAAGAAGGACACCGGCGACACGCGCGAGACGCCGGCCATCGACGTGTGCCGGGGCCTGCTCGGGGACAAGGCCGTCGTCAGCATCTACGACCCGCAGGTGACGGAGGAGCAGGTGAGGCGCGACCTCGCCATGAACAAGTTCGACTGGGACCACCCGCGCCACCTGCAGCCCGTGGGCGAGCCCGCCGATCAGCCCGTCGCCGTCACGTCGGACGCGTACGAGGCCGCCCACGACGCGCACGCCGTCTGCATCCTGACCGAGTGGGAGGAGTTCAGGAACCTCGACTACAGGCGCATGTATGACCTCATGCAGAAGCCGGCTTTCGTCTTCGACGGCCGCAACATCGTCGACCCGGAGAAGCTCCGGGACATCGGATTCATCGTATACGCCATTGGCAAGCCGCTTGATCAGTGGCTCAAGGACATGCCAGCCGTCGCCTCCTGA